One segment of Theobroma cacao cultivar B97-61/B2 chromosome 9, Criollo_cocoa_genome_V2, whole genome shotgun sequence DNA contains the following:
- the LOC18587565 gene encoding DDB1- and CUL4-associated factor homolog 1: MEDMSNQGQAPNPNPNQNENQNEAEEQPPAEGEEQQQEEEEEEDEEEEGRREDEELMAKAQALMEKITSSPDNPNPTVLYALASLLEAQESLYLQENSPSSSSGRASHNIGRLGNLVKENDEFFDLISSKFLSESRYSTSLQAAAARLLLSCSLTWIYPHVFEEPVLENIKVWVMNETARYSIEDNNCKHDLARKEASDAEILKTYSTGLLAVCLTGGGQVVEDVLTSGLSAKLMRYLRVRVLGEITAGQNDACHLTEGKSLSSAASFRSRDEGRGRVRQVLETTHIDDPRIIDEKSLDDQCAEWDRDRSTNRQLRGEECWVADRQPPDGVAEAVDMHDVDADSEERWHVRDVRDGKMRFRDVDENGRDDSSRRRINRGSARSRGKGRTTEGAMENEQSLTSPGSGSRFGQARSMRDRSSSKNLDGRKVLEPKKCVGKTNADDLVAEREDNDECFQGCRIGSKDFSDLVKKAVRAAEAEARAANAPVEAVKAAGDAAAEVVKCAALEEFKTTNNEEAALSAASKAATTVVDAANAIEVSRNSTSTSADPINESAAETEVNEDAEEYSIPNAEQLAQLREKYCIQCLETLGEYVEVLGPVLHEKGVDVCLALLQRSSKLDEASKAMSLLPDVMKLICALAAHRKFAALFVDRGGMQKLLAVPRVAQNFFGLSSCLFTIGSLQGIMERVCALPSDVVHQVVELAIQLLECSQDQARKNAALFFAAAFVFRAVLDAFDAQDGLQKLLGLLNDAASVRSGANSGALGLSGTTSFRNDRSPSEVLTSSEKQIAYHACVALRQYFRAHLLLLVDSVRPNKSNRSGARNIPSTRAAYKPLDISNEAMDAVFLQLQKDRKLGPAFVRTRWPAVEKFLSCNGHITMLELCQAPPVERYLHDLLQYALGVLHIVTLVPVSRKMIVNATLSNNRAGIAVILDAANSASSLVDPEIIQPALNVLINLVCPPPSISNKPSLLAQGQQFVSGQTTNGPAVETRDRNAERNVSDRVLYMANQSDMRERSGESNLVDRGTAAGTQSISSNAQTPVSAAPSGLVGDRRISLGAGAGCAGLAAQLEQGYRQAREVVRANNGIKVLLHLLQPRIYSPPAALDCLRALACRVLLGLARDETIAHILTKLQVGKKLSELIRDSGGQTPGTEQGRWQSELAQVAIELIAIVTNSGRASTLAATDAATPTLRRIERAAIAAATPITYHSRELLLLIHEHLQASGLAETAGSLLKEAQLTPLPSLAAPSSLAHQASTQDTPSIQLQWPSGRISGGFLCSRPKIAGRDEDVNLKCDSALSLKKKSLVFSPTFGLQSRNPFQSQDLQPSSARKVLTSSKPCPLLASVSETPTDSMLKSNLDMESQCKTPLVLPMKRKLSDLKDTGLALSGKRFNTGDHGSRSPVCLTPNTTRRNCLLADAAAFTPTSTLRDQHVRATPSSIIDLSDDNLSGNSHGGHMTPSSQVGFLNDPQPSNSERLSLDTIVVQYLKHQHRQCPAPITTLPPLSLLHPHVCPEPKRSLDAPSNITSRLGTREFRSVYGGVHGNRRDRQFVYSRFRPWRTCRDDAGTLLTCVSFLGDGSHVAVGSHAGELKIFDSNSNNVLDSCTGHQLPVTLVQSYFSGETQMVLSSTSQDVRLWDASSVSGGAMQSFEGCKAARFSNSGSIFAALSADSTQREILLYDIQTYQLELKLSDATTNSTARGHVYSLIHFSPSDTMLLWNGVLWDRRVPGPVHRFDQFTDYGGGGFHPAGNEVIINSEVWDLRKFRLLRSVPSLDQTAITFNARGDVIYAILRRNLEDVMSAVHTRRVKHPLFAAFRTLDAINYSDIATIPVDRCVLDFATEPTDSFVGLITMDDQEEMFSSARVYEIGRRRPTDDDSDPDDAESDEDEDDDDDDGDIDPILGPDLNGDGESDADISNEDDDSVSELDDDDGDFMMDDVDFDGGGGILEIVTEGEDDDDDSQLVESFSSGDEEDFAGNGFGF; this comes from the exons ATGGAGGATATGTCCAACCAAGGCCAAGCTCCCAACCCAAATCCTAATCAAAACGAAAATCAGAATGAAGCGGAAGAGCAGCCGCCCGCAGAAGGAGAGGAGCAgcaacaagaagaagaagaagaagaagacgaGGAAGAAGAAGGGAGGAGGGAAGACGAGGAATTGATGGCAAAGGCGCAGGCTCTTATGGAAAAGATCACTTCTTCTCCTGATAACCCTAATCCTACCGTTCTTTATGCTCTCGCCTCCCTTCTCGAAGCTCAGGAGTCTTT ataCCTTCAAGAGAACAGTCCTTCTTCCAGTAGTGGTCGTGCCTCTCATAATATTGGACGCCTGGGAAACTTAGTCAAG GAGAATGATGAGTTTTTTGACTTGATATCTTCAAAGTTTCTTTCTGAGAGTAGATATTCAACCTCTCTCCAGGCGGCTGCTGCAAGACTTCTTCTTAGCTGTTCTCTTACTTGGATT TATCCTCATGTTTTTGAAGAACCAGTTTTGGAGAATATTAAAGTTTGGGTGATGAATGAGACTGCCAGATATTCTATTGAAGATAACAACTGCAAGCATGACTTGGCCAGAAAGGAAGCCTCTGATgctgaaattttaaaaacctaTTCCACTGGACTTCTTGCTGTGTGTTTGACAGG TGGTGGTCAGGTAGTGGAAGATGTGTTGACTTCTGGGTTGTCTGCTAAGCTTATGCGTTATCTTCGTGTGCGTGTCCTTGGGGAGATTACTGCAGGTCAAAATGATGCCTGCCATTTAACTGAAGGTAAGAGTTTATCCAGTGCTGCTTCTTTTAGAAGTAGAGATGAAGGTCGAGGGAGGGTTCGGCAAGTTCTAGAGACTACTCATATAGATGATCCCAGAATAATAGATGAGAAATCTTTAGATGATCAATGTGCTGAGTGGGATCGAGATCGAAGCACTAATCGGCAATTACGTGGAGAGGAGTGTTGGGTTGCTGACAGACAACCTCCTGATGGGGTGGCTGAGGCGGTTGACATGCATGATGTAGATGCTGACAGTGAGGAAAGATGGCATGTTCGAGATGTTCGTGatggaaaaatgagatttagaGATGTTGATGAAAATGGGAGAGATGACTCCTCAAGGCGCAGGATAAACCGTGGATCTGCAAGGTCTAGAGGTAAGGGAAGGACCACTGAAGGGGCTATGGAGAATGAACAGTCACTAACCTCTCCAGGATCTGGAAGTCGTTTTGGGCAGGCACGTAGTATGAGAGACAGAAGTTCGTCTAAAAATTTAGATGGGAGAAAGGTGTTGGAGCCAAAGAAGTGTGTGGGAAAGACCAATGCTGATGATCTTGTAGCGGAAAGAGAGGATAATGATGAGTGCTTTCAAGGATGCAGAATTGGAAGTAAAGACTTCTCTGATCTGGTAAAAAAAGCAGTTAGAGCTGCTGAAGCTGAAGCTAGGGCAGCCAATGCACCTGTTGAAGCTGTGAAAGCAGCTGGTGATGCTGCTGCTGAAGTTGTCAAGTGCGCTGCTTTAGAG GAGTTCAAAACTACTAACAACGAAGAAGCTGCATTATCGGCTGCTTCCAAAGCAGCAACTACTGTTGTTGATGCTGCTAATGCCATTGAAGTTTCAAG GAACTCCACTAGCACAAGTGCTGATCCAATAAATGAAAGTGCTGCTGAAACCGAAGTAAATGAGGATGCTGAAGAGTATTCTATTCCCAATGCTGAGCAGCTTGCCCAGCTGAGAGAAAAATACTGTATTCAGTGCCTTGAGACTTTGGGTGAATATGTTGAAGTCCTTGGGCCTGTACTGCATGAAAAGGGTGTAGATGTCTGTCTTGCCCTGTTGCAACGAAGTTCCAAGTTGGATGAAGCATCAAAGGCTATGTCTCTTTTGCCTGATGTGATGAAGCTAATTTGTGCTTTGGCTGCCCATCGGAAGTTTGCTGCATTATTTGTTGATCGGGGTGGCATGCAAAAACTGCTTGCTGTTCCAAgagttgctcaaaatttttttggtcTTTCTTCTTGCTTATTTACTATAGGTTCTCTTCAG GGAATAATGGAACGCGTCTGCGCTCTTCCTTCTGATGTTGTCCACCAGGTGGTTGAGTTAGCTATCCAACTTCTTGAATGTTCCCAGGATCAAGCTCGGAAAAATGCAGCATTGTTTTTTGCTGCTGCATTTGTGTTCAGAGCGGTGCTTGATGCTTTTGATGCTCAAGATGGTTTACAGAAACTACTGGGCCTTTTAAATGATGCTGCTTCAGTAAGATCTGGGGCAAATTCTGGTGCATTAGGTTTGTCTGGAACAACGTCATTTCGGAATGATAGATCACCGTCAGAGGTACTGACATCCTCAGAAAAGCAGATAGCTTACCATGCATGTGTTGCTTTGCGGCAATACTTCAGAGCTCATCTTCTTTTGCTTGTTGATTCCGTACGTCCAAATAAAAGTAACCGCAGCGGGGCACGGAATATTCCAAGCACCAGGGCAGCATACAAGCCACTTGACATTAGCAATGAGGCTATGGATGCTGTGTTTCTGCAGTTACAGAAGGATCGGAAGCTGGGTCCTGCATTTGTGAGAACTCGGTGGCCTGCTGTTGAGAAGTTTTTGAGCTGTAATGGACATATTACCATGTTGGAATTGTGTCAG GCCCCTCCTGTTGAGCGTTACCTGCATGACTTGCTTCAGTATGCTCTAGGTGTTCTGCACATTGTTACATTGGTGCCTGTCAGCCGCAAGATGATTGTGAATGCCACCTTGAGCAATAATCGTGCTGGCATAGCGGTTATTTTGGATGCAGCAAACAGTGCTAGTAGTCTTGTGGACCCTGAG ATTATACAGCCAGCTCTTAATGTGTTAATCAATCTAGTCTGCCCTCCACCTTCAATCAGCAATAAACCATCCTTACTAGCTCAAGGTCAGCAGTTTGTTTCTGGACAAACCACAAATGGTCCTGCTGTGGAAACTAGAGATAGAAATGCAGAGCGCAATGTTTCTGATCGAGTGCTTTACATGGCTAATCAGAGTGACATGAGAGAGCGGAGTGGAGAGTCGAATTTGGTAGATAGGGGCACTGCAGCAGGCACCCAGTCCATCAGCAGCAATGCACAGACACCTGTTTCTGCTGCTCCGTCTGGGTTGGTTGGAGATCGTAGAATATCCTTAGGTGCTGGAGCAGGTTGTGCCGGCCTTGCTGCACAATTAGAACAAGGATATCGTCAAGCAAGAGAGGTTGTCCGTGCCAATAATGGCATAAAGGTTCTACTGCATCTCCTCCAACCCCGCATATATTCACCTCCTGCTGCTTTGGATTGTCTTCGTGCCCTTGCATGCCGAGTCTTGCTTGGTTTAGCCAGAGATGAGACAATTGCACACATTTTGACCAAGCTTCAG GTTGGGAAAAAGCTATCGGAACTGATACGAGATTCAGGTGGCCAGACACCTGGAACTGAGCAAGGAAGGTGGCAATCTGAACTTGCCCAGGTGGCAATTGAGCTAATTGCT ATTGTTACAAATTCTGGTCGTGCAAGTACTCTGGCAGCTACAGATGCTGCTACACCCACTTTGAGGCGCATAGAGAGAGCTGCTATTGCTGCTGCCACTCCTATTACTTACCATTCGAG GGAACTTTTGCTTCTTATTCATGAACATCTACAGGCATCTGGTCTGGCTGAAACTGCTGGTTCACTTCTGAAAGAAGCTCAATTGACACCTTTGCCGTCCTTGGCTGCCCCATCATCTCTTGCACACCAAGCCTCCACACAAGATACTCCTTCAATACAACTCCAGTGGCCCTCAGGTCGTATATCTGGTGGATTTCTCTGCAGCAGACCAAAGATTGCTGGCCGTGATGAGGATGTTAATTTGAAGTGTGATTCAGCTTTGTCTTTAAAGAAGAAATCACTTGTTTTCTCGCCCACTTTTGGGTTACAATCAAGAAATCCGTTTCAATCTCAAGATTTGCAACCATCTTCTGCCAGGAAAGTACTCACTAGTTCAAAACCATGTCCTTTACTGGCAAGTGTATCAGAAACTCCTACAGATTCTATGCTGAAAAGTAACCTTGATATGGAATCACAATGTAAGACACCCCTTGTGTTGCCAATGAAAAGAAAGCTATCCGACTTAAAGGATACTGGTTTGGCATTGTCTGGGAAGCGGTTCAACACTGGTGATCATGGATCACGATCTCCAGTTTGTCTGACACCCAATACTACTCGGAGAAACTGTCTGCTTGCAGATGCTGCTGCATTCACACCAACTTCTACTTTAAGGGATCAACATGTTCGAGCAACACCGAGCAGCATAATCGATTTGTCCGATGACAACCTATCTGGTAACTCTCATGGGGGACATATGACACCTTCCTCCCAAGTTGGGTTTCTAAATGATCCCCAACCCAGCAACTCAGAACGTTTAAGTCTCGATACTATAGTTGTTCAGTATCTAAAGCACCAGCATCGTCAGTGCCCTGCTCCTATAACGACTCTGCCACCACTATCTCTTTTACACCCACATGTTTGTCCTGAGCCAAAACGAAGTCTTGATGCACCATCGAATATCACTTCACGGCTTGGTACTCGTGAGTTCAGGAGTGTTTATGGTGGAGTCCATGGAAATCGTAGGGATCGTCAGTTTGTTTACAGTAGATTCAGGCCATGGAGAACTTGCAGGGACGATGCTGGCACTTTGTTGACATGTGTCTCTTTTCTGGGAGATGGCTCCCATGTTGCAGTTGGTAGCCATGCTGGTGAGCTAAAAATTTTTGATTCCAACAGCAACAATGTGCTGGACAGCTGCACAGGCCATCAGCTTCCTGTGACTCTTGTTCAGTCATATTTTTCTGGTGAGACCCAAATGGTTCTCTCATCAACCTCTCAGGATGTGCGGTTATGGGATGCCTCTTCTGTATCAGGTGGGGCCATGCAATCATTTGAAGGCTGCAAGGCTGCTAGGTTCAGCAATTCTGGGAGCATTTTTGCAGCCCTATCTGCAGATTCCACCCAACGAGAAATTCTCCTTTATGATATCCAGACCTACCAGTTGGAATTGAAGCTTTCTGATGCCACAACTAATTCTACAGCTCGTGGTCATGTATATTCTCTAATACATTTTAGTCCATCTGATACTATGCTGCTTTGGAATGGTGTTTTATGGGACCGGCGGGTTCCAGGCCCTGTTCATCGTTTTGACCAGTTTACAGATTATGGTGGTGGTGGTTTTCATCCTGCTGGGAATGAG GTTATTATAAATTCTGAGGTTTGGGATCTGCGGAAGTTCAGGTTACTCCGAAGTGTACCTTCTTTAGACCAAACAGCAATAACATTCAATGCACGTGGGGATGTAATTTATGCAATCCTGAGGAGAAATCTTGAGGACGTGATGTCAGCGGTCCACACTCGACGTGTGAAGCACCCCCTATTTGCTGCTTTCCGCACATTAGATGCCATCAACTACTCTGATATTGCCACTATTCCAGTGGATCGATGTGTTCTTGACTTTGCAACTGAACCAACTGATTCCTTTGTTGGGTTGATTACTATGGATGACCAAGAAGAGATGTTTTCATCAGCCAGGGTTTATGAAATTGGTCGCCGAAGACCAACTGATGATGATTCCGATCCTGATGATGCAGAAAGTGATGAGGAcgaggatgatgatgatgacgaCGGTGATATAGACCCAATACTTGGCCCAGATCTCAATGGGGATGGTGAGAGTGATGCTGACATTAGCAATGAGGATGATGACAGCGTGAGTGaacttgatgatgatgatggagaTTTTATGATGGATGATGTTGACTTCGATGGTGGAGGTGGGATATTGGAGATTGTGACTGAGGGtgaggatgatgatgatgacagCCAGTTGGTCGAGTCTTTTAGCAGTGGTGATGAAGAGGATTTTGCGGGCAATGGTTTTGGtttctaa